GCCACTGAGTGGGTTGCTTCTCGCAGCGTTGATAGATCAAAGATATTGGCAAATGGGTCAGAGCCGAAACGAAGGCCATTTGTTGATGGTTTTGTTATGACTCTATCAAATAGATTGGGCACGGAGACAGCAGTGAAAACCCCTGAGGCCACTGATCACATCTTGTGGGATCCCTGCATCCACAGCGGCAAGGGTCGAACGGAAAGTAAGAAAAATGAATCGGCTTGCCGATTGTTCATTTCGGGCTTTTGCCGGCTTTTGGTAGCATACGGAGAAATCTGATCTTATGACCACCACGAAACATTGACTGTCCCTCCTTCTGGGCTTTGGGCTGCGGCGGGCCATAGGGGTTGTAGGCCGctgtcatcttccactAGTCTCTATGTCGCTGAGAATTATCAAGCTACTCAATGCAGCGCTTGTTGTTGCCGGTCGCTTTTGATTGCTTTGCTGGCTCATAAGAGCGCTCAACATTTGCCAATAATCGATAAGCTTTTGAGCTGATTTTGGATACTCTTCCAGAAGCCGAGTGATGGTTACAGCAATAGCAGCTTATTGTTATGAAATAATAATATGAAGTATggaaaaaatgaaaagcTTCGTTGATTGAGACAGTCACCACGGCGGCGACCAACGTGACCGCGATCGAGGAACAGACGCCGCCACGCAGCACCACAGTCTGATTATATTATGATGATGTGAAAAaacaagaacaaaagacCAGACACTTATTTATCATTCAGCCTGTTGCTGATTGATCGGAGGGTGGCTGCTGGTGATGGCCCATCCACCCCGCGTAGTAATAGTAGTACTGTAGCAATATGGCAGCAGGTGAGGGTTCCGGTAGCAGCAATAATGGACCAGACAACAGCGAGATAGAAGAGTATCACCGACCGGAATACGAATGACGGAAGACATGAAACATGATGGACAACCAACAAACTACAACAAATCACTGCAGCCGCAAGCAGGTACATAGGAGCTTCTACATGTTCTGCATGAGAAGCCCCATAATCGCATCACGAGGCATTCTCATTCAATTCAAACTCCTTTGTTTCCTTGTTGATATTCAGGTGTGTATTTATATATATCTTATAATGTGCATAGAACATTCTAACACTCTAAAGCATTTGACGATGACCAAAATGAAACGCTATTAACCCATTGGTGATGATAAGATGAATGATGGATAGTTGTTCTAACGATAACAATCCCCTGTGGCGATATACTCTTACAGTTCCATTTTACTTCTCCGTTTCTCCAACGTACTTCGTCTCTCCCTCATCAAGGATGGGCTCCTCCCCAATGATGGCTTCTTCCATAGCAAggacttcctcctctccctttctgGCATCTCTAATTTCTTTCCTCAATTTTTCGCTCTCCTTGATGGGATCAACGCCAGGTACGAAGAAGGCATCAATTGATTCAAGAGGGACACCAGCTGTTTCGGGGCAATAAAAGTAGACGAAAGGGATGAAGCAGAGGTTAAAGGCGCCGAAGAGCATGAACATGCCGTAGCCGATGTTGGCAATGCCGACAGGGGTGACTATACCATCGTCAGTACATCAGTGAATTACGAAGACCCCCTAGTACCACAGGACTTGCCCATGAGAAGCACAAAGTCGAAGAGCCATTGAAGAGCAACTGCCAGACTGCAAGCCCGTCAGTTCTGAACAAATGGTCTAACCAATGACTTACCCCATGCCCTTGGAACGCCAGCTCAAGGGACAAATTTCGGACGAATAAACCCACACGCCTGCCATCCAACCCCAGGTGAAGAATCTGACCAGTTGTCAGTACAACCGACGCAAGTACAATGATGCAATGCCCTTACGCCTGGTAAGCGAAAACCATGACAGCTGCACCAATACCAGTAGGCTTGGTATCGATCTTGATAAGGCCACCCATGATAAACATGACCACAGCCTGATATGTTGTCAGCTCATGGTGATGGAAAGGAACTCAGACACACTCACCATGGCGAATGCCGTAAGGATAAAAAGACGTCTTCGGCCGGCATGCTCTGTAACGATATCAGCGAATACTTTGAGAAGGTGAATTTTCGCGCACCGATAAGCCACCATGTACTGAAAAGATAGACATAACGCCATTCAAATCAGCGACAGTCGTGTCATAACCTAGGCCCCAAAGCTTACGCAAAACTACAGATAAGGAAAAAAACTAAAAGCCTGTTAGCAAAATAGCATGAGGGTGAACCTAAATGCCCACTCACTCTGAAGATAACcagaaagaagagtggaggtATGGGGAGACATTCCAATGGCTTCTTGGCTATAGGGAATAAGTCAAAAAAGAAAGCGTAAAGGTAGATATTTATCAAGCTTACAAAATGGTGGTGACATAGCTGGGAGTGTTAAATCAGCTTTTTTGGCTACTATGAGGGAAATCATTCAAATTTACTATGAGATGACAGTACTGCCACTGAACGCTTGACAGACCTGAATGGAGTATGATTCAGCCTCTATCGAATGTTTTCATGTGCATTTCACCAACCTGGATAACAACGGCCTGAAGACGATCATCAGCTAGAAGGAAGATCTTTCATGTCACAATGCTTACAGTGaacattcttctcttttcgCCTTGGGCATTCTTGCCCCTCTTCATGAGATCACCCCAGTTTCGTGCACTAGCTCTTTCGGTCTCAATAGCCCTGAcgatctcttccatctgcTCTGTGATAACGGGGTCGTTTTTTGGGATATCCGCCAAGGCTGATAAAACCTCACGAGCCTCGTCAGGTCTAGAGTGGGCGAGAAGGAAACGAGGGGATTCCGGCATGAAGAAAAGCAAAGCACCCATGATTACCGCAGCCATGCCTTGAAGGGAGAACATGACACGGTAAACCATATCGTTATCATATTTGTCCAGAAGGCCATATGCTGCCCAATAGGCAATGAGTTGACCAACCTGCACCAATATTAGCATCTTGATCAAGGGGTGGTGTATAGATATCACGTACGATAAGCATACTCAGACTAGCACAGATCAATGTTCCTCGCAAAGCGGGCGGACTGGTTTCGTTCTGCCAGATAGGCAAAGTCGAGGTAATCGCACCCATAGCCAAACCCGCCACTACTCGTCCAGCTACCAGCTGTGCCGTTGAATAGGTGGCGACCTGCAAGACAGTGCCAATCAAAAGAGGAACACATCCTATGAGGAGAACTATTCTTCGAGCAACTTTCTCGCCGAAAAAGGCGAAAAAGAGGGCACCAAAAAAGCAGCCAATCTCGTAGGAACCGGTGACGGCACCTTGACCGGTAGGGTCGAGGTTGAATCGACGGTTGACTGTGAGTCGAAGTTCCTGTTATTGGCAATGAAATCTGCGGGAGATTGGAAAGACATACAAGGATCAGAAGAAATCACCCCTCCTAGAGCTGCATTGTCGATACCGAACAAGCAGAAGCCGACACCTGCCGTGACAGAGATGGCCGTGAGCAGCTTTTTGCCTCGAAGTCCAAGATAGGGCATTTTGTTATTGAAATGAGAATTCGACAAGCGACACTGTCTCTTTTCGAGGGCGTTTGGGAGACTGACGCCTGGTATCTGATGGTAGATGTCGAtgtgagaaggaaggagggtgcCTGGTGCTCTATGATGTATATTCTATAATCTGTCTTCTACGCTCAGTCTTTGGTACAGTTACAAGAATTTTAACGTCCTGTCGACTGTCGGTTGATAGTACTCCGATCTTATTCTGTCTAAGCGCCCTTTCAAACTCGATCTCGGTGACGGGAAACCAATTATCGAACCATAGAATAAAAAGGATAAAAAGgagaggtgaaggaggattATTTAGTAGAGAATTGACAATTGAAAACCAGGTCCGGAGTCAGGAACATCGCATGCTATGAGCTGATCGCTTTTGACGTGTCGCCAAAACGGGTGATTACTCTATAGGGAAGCTCACGATGCGATTTTTTTTCGAAAATCGCCGATTTTTCCAAAAATCGTCGATTTTTGGCGCTTAATTAACCATCGATTTTCCATCGATTTTTGATCGATTTTTGTTAATAATCCTAATTACAAAAAAATCgattaaaaaaaaatcgacCTTTTGACATCGATTTTCTATCGATTTTTGCCTGATGTCATGACATGGAACTTCTCGCTTTTTCTGGAGATTTGAACCTCTGGTCATCTCTTTGTAGACGGAGATTTACCTAACTCCGAGGTCCAGAAATCGGTTTGAAATTATTAACGTCACCTGGGCCACTCACAGCTAAATCGCCGATTTTTATAAAAATCGAttagaaaaaaaatcgcACCGTGAGCTTCCCTTATAGTACGGACTTGGCCGACAGCTTTTTTTGCCCCGCTTTTCAGAAACTCGTCTTACAAAATTGATTCCGTCGCAACGAATGTCGGCGAGATTCATCCTCCGTGTTTGACCCGCGCAGTTCTGTAAAAATGGCTTGTCCGCATTTTTCTCCCGAGTTTCAAAAATATCTCGATGTATTGGTACCTACGGGAAAGAATGTACCCAGCCCCCCCCCCCTTCTTTTGATCTCGCGACGCCTTTTTGACTATACCCCATAACTATGATTTTGAACTGTTCATGCATGTACTTATAACTGTCTGATTCTTTTCCATAATGGCACTCCAGGTCACCTCCACTACCAAGCGGATTATTGTGGAAGCCCATAAAAGTGGGAGATCATTCAGCAATCTTGCAAAACAATATAGAGGAAAGAGTGGGCCAGGAACAACATGAAGAGGGACTGGCGGGACATTGTTTTCACTGATAAATGTGCGTTGGAACTGGGGAGAGGGATTATGAGGCGGCCAAGGACTACCCGACACGTAGTATAGGTAGAAAAACGGGATCAAaaggggggggggggggtaCATTATTTTCCGTAGGTACCTGTACGCCATCGATCCTATGCAAAGTACATACAACAGGTTCATGACCATACCTAGCAAGTGCTATGCCTATGCTTTATATCTGGTCTTGGCCAACACCCTCTGCTGCTCCATCGCCGACCAGCACCTGCTCGTCGATAATTTCTCCACTTGTCAATCTCTTGTATGtctccaccttctctcCGTATTCTGATATCCTGTAAAGTCGAACTCGCCTATCGAATCCTAGCTGACCATAACCTGAAAAAGATGATCCGCCGTCAAAGCACATCCTGAGAAACAAGATTAGCTCAAGCGGACTGAGAGGAATCAGGTAATGATCAACATACCAAATGCCATCCACCCTTCGGCACCGATCGGTGTTATGACAATGGCCATGACTCAGTACCTTAACCTCCGCAGTCTTCTTACTAAAATAGCCCTCGGCTTCCTCGCGATCGTAGGTAGTTTTGATGGCGTTGTAGAAAAAGCCTGAATTATGCTTCGAACTGCCAGCCACATCCATTTGAACACCCACGTCGAGCTCACCCATTAACGACTGGTCAGGGTCGTTGTAAGCCTCCGGAAGAGGGATATGGAACCACATCATTGCGTTGGGTTTGGCGAGAGTCTGAGAGCCGTCGCGAGGTAAACGTGAAGCTTGAGAACGGCGGGACCAGATACCGGACAGATCGTCTGCACCGTCAGGCTTGAATGGGCGTTCAATCGGTTTGATGGAAGACGACACATTGCGGTACCAGTCAATTTGAGATCTGATATAGGCGAATAATCAGCACGCAAGGTCGTTAACTAAGATGCTCGATGCTCACGTTTTGAGGTAATCATAATCGGGTTTAACCCATGGTAACGTCCGTTTTTGATAGGCATGGGAGTCAAGGAAGTAGAGTGTGAAGATATGCATGTTTGATCTGAGAAATGATGTGATCAGCATTATATGCAGATTGTGAAGGCAGTCAAAGACTTACGCATCGCTGGAGTGAAGCTTGATGTAGTCTGTAGCATATAAAAGTCAGATTGCGAGCGTAACACACAACAGATACCTTGAATAGGTTACTCACAATTGCCTACTCCATCAACGCTTTTAGGTCCGGCTCGAGATAAGGAGTAAGGCATATTTTCCAATGTTTTCATTTGGTAATCCCTATCGGCGTAGATCTCACTGTCATGGTTGCCTGACGATATTCATCAGTTCGCTTGCCCGTGCTATTCCAAGAACCTCATCTTCCTATCTCACTCACCAAACACAGCACACCACGGAATTTCTCTCTCAATGACGGGTTTTGCAAACTTGGCAAGCACAGATCTTGCATCATAACTTGTCCGTTGTCCATTGAGCTGATCGCCAGAGAAGACCTACGCGAGAATATGACATCAGCAAAAGGATTTCTTTATCGAAATAGACAGCGTACCACCAGGTCAGGGTTCTCTGCATCCAAGGCTTCTGCGAGCCATGCAGCGGTATTTGCATCTCCAACACAGCCCTCAATGTCAGTATCTCGGCACTCTCCAGTCCCAACAGAATAGTGCAAGTCCGCAACTGAATTGTAGTTAGCGATGCCAGTGGATTGGAAGCATCTGAACTCACTCTGCATAATCTTCAAAGTTCCATCGGAGTGGAAAGTCGGAACAGTAGCTCGGGGAGGCCCTACTCATCATTAGCTTTAGGTCTGTATCATGATCTTGTTCGGAAAGACTCACTTGGATTGCCACGTCGTACTGTGATATCCACTGTCTCCcactttcctttctcttcctttaaCACAGGCCCGCCTTGCACTCTTTCAAAACCGAAAAATGGGTCATCATCGCCGTAGAGCACATCAATTTCGTTGATAAAGTCTCCATATGACCCCGTGGTTTTTGATCCCTCATCGATCTCTTGAACTTCTCCGCTACTGGATGAGCCTTCATCCTGGTCGCCAGAAGACTCCGTTTCAGAACTTTCTGCTACTCCATCCATCGCTgaatcatcatcctcttctcgccttTTGCTCTCCATTTTCCAATCATCTGAGCCCTGGTAGCCCAGTTTATACCAGAGTCTCATCTCAGTCTGCTTGGGCCAAACGCCGCTGTGGAGATCCCCGGAAGCCAAGACCCATCCGTCCTCATACAAttgctcttcattctccGGGGGATGAGATAATACTTTGATATCGGTAATGAGCTTGGCATCCAATCGTCGGGTGCGGCGGTAGTAGAGATTGAGGTACCTTGATAGGCCATGTCAGTCTCGATCGACGTACACTAGTCGACTTGGGAAATGCAAGTGTGCCCCTACCATAAACCGCTTCTCACGTTCAAATCTTTTTCAACGATAACCCATTTCCCCTTTGTTTTGTCAAGCTCTGGAGTCGTTTCAGGTGCGCAGAATGATGGAAAGATTTCCGGGGGGAAGTAGCAAGATTTGACAGCGATTTCTGTCACTTTTGTAATGGGTCAGTCACCTTTCACAGAATGGACTGTCAGATTGAGGAAACCTTACTGACATCCAGTAGAGTGCATGGCTAAAGGGTCCTAAAGTTTACATCAGCGACCCGATAGACCAAAAATATCGTTGTACTCACCCAATTATCAAGAGGTATACTTGGGATAAACGTCGTTTCCGTTCCGTTACTGTTCCCAGtttcattttcatcatcttcgttACCTTCTACTTCTGTCTGAGACGTCATATCGACTACATCCCATGACTGCCAACCTATTTGCTGCTTTGCTGCAGGGCTTTTTGAATGTGAAAGGAGCGAGTacgaggagagaaagaaggagaagaggaggataagGACTATCactggaagaaaagagcgTAGACAGCGCCACCTGGGTGGCTTATGCCCTGGATAGTCTGGGATCAGCTGGGGCATGCTGTGGTGATCGCAACAGTGAGAGTAAGGGGCGAGTATTCCATCCACATACGACGTAACGAACGAGTGGGAACGAGTGCTGCACACGGCGCCAGCACACAGCGCAAAAGTCATGACGCCAACAGTTCCTATACATTCCTTCTTTCACTCGTCTGAAACTGCAATTACGTAGTAGCTGTTTTTTAGCTTTTAAACCATCAGATCGATCTGATACCATCAGAAGCTCGCGCGCGTGATCCGTGTTGTGGGATGTCTATACATATGGGAAAAAACTATGATGGAATCTACAATAGAATGTACAAGAAAGCAGTCACGCCATAAGCGGTCTATCTCCCTCCGAATCGGATCTCTGTGTCTCCGGCCTTGCTCCCAGTACCTCGCTTATCCAACAACCCGATGGGTCTTCCTCCGTCGgtctctctcttcattttttGCAGTGCTCTCTTATATTTGTCCTCTTGATTCATAATTAATTCTCATTCCAATTCTTAAAGAAGCCTCTCGAACTTGTCATCTAGTGTGAAGAACCATGAACGTATTTAGTGAGTATGTTTAGTAtatttttcttctttccctgcGCATGCTAATGTTTGAAAGAAGGGCTCTGCATGTATATATAGCTATCGTCGAGCCCCCATGGCAAGGGTCGGAATTATGAGGGGgattgatggatgatggtaAGGCTCCGGCGGCGGAGCATGATCGGTTTTAGTAGTGCTAGTGTAACTGAACGTTATGGGTGATTGTAGGAAAGGCagct
This region of Cryptococcus neoformans var. neoformans B-3501A chromosome 10, whole genome shotgun sequence genomic DNA includes:
- a CDS encoding hypothetical protein (HMMPfam hit to Sugar_tr, Sugar (and other) transporter, score: 323.6, E(): 2.8e-94), which translates into the protein MPYLGLRGKKLLTAISVTAGVGFCLFGIDNAALGGVISSDPFNRRFNLDPTGQGAVTGSYEIGCFFGALFFAFFGEKVARRIVLLIGCVPLLIGTVLQVATYSTAQLVAGRVVAGLAMGAITSTLPIWQNETSPPALRGTLICASLSMLIVGQLIAYWAAYGLLDKYDNDMVYRVMFSLQGMAAVIMGALLFFMPESPRFLLAHSRPDEAREVLSALADIPKNDPVITEQMEEIVRAIETERASARNWGDLMKRGKNAQGEKRRMFTAVVIQVCQAFSGSTVISYYVTTIFQEAIGMSPHTSTLLSGYLQIFFLICSFATWWLIEHAGRRRLFILTAFAMAVVMFIMGGLIKIDTKPTGIGAAVMVFAYQAFFTWGWMAGVWVYSSEICPLSWRSKGMGLAVALQWLFDFVLLMGKSCVTPVGIANIGYGMFMLFGAFNLCFIPFVYFYCPETAGVPLESIDAFFVPGVDPIKESEKLRKEIRDARKGEEEVLAMEEAIIGEEPILDEGETKYVGETEK